Proteins from a genomic interval of Paenibacillus sp. FSL R5-0623:
- a CDS encoding YlbG family protein: MFAERTGFIIWVSDLKAARNLEKYGTVHYISRRMHYVVMYVNAERADDTMKNVKRLSYVRKIERSYRNEIKTEYASKTMDKTSFYGI, translated from the coding sequence ATGTTTGCGGAAAGGACAGGATTCATTATTTGGGTCAGTGATTTGAAAGCTGCCCGTAATCTCGAAAAATATGGCACCGTGCATTATATCTCCCGCCGTATGCATTATGTGGTCATGTATGTTAATGCAGAACGGGCAGATGATACGATGAAAAATGTGAAGCGACTTTCCTATGTGCGCAAGATCGAACGCTCGTATCGTAATGAGATCAAAACCGAGTATGCCAGCAAAACGATGGACAAAACGAGCTTTTACGGAATATAG
- a CDS encoding YlbF family regulator, which yields MSVAEMNTVDMAQVLTGAYELGDMINQSAEVSDYLYWKQQVETTPEIQMGIRKLNAKKELFEETQRFGHFHPDYHAAKDQVKALEQELENFEAVIRFKQAEKSLDDMLFQMSETIAFAVSTTIKVPSNDPNPKGGCGSGGKCGCS from the coding sequence ATGAGCGTAGCGGAAATGAACACGGTCGATATGGCCCAAGTGTTAACGGGCGCATATGAACTGGGCGACATGATTAACCAATCTGCCGAAGTATCGGATTATTTATATTGGAAGCAGCAAGTCGAGACTACCCCTGAGATTCAGATGGGGATTCGGAAGCTGAATGCCAAGAAGGAATTGTTTGAAGAAACACAGCGTTTCGGTCATTTTCACCCGGATTATCATGCAGCAAAAGACCAGGTGAAGGCTCTGGAACAGGAGTTGGAAAATTTCGAGGCGGTAATCCGCTTCAAACAGGCAGAGAAGTCCCTGGATGATATGTTATTCCAGATGTCAGAGACCATTGCATTTGCAGTGTCAACGACCATTAAGGTACCAAGCAATGATCCGAATCCGAAGGGCGGCTGCGGTAGTGGCGGCAAGTGTGGTTGCAGTTAA
- a CDS encoding helicase-associated domain-containing protein, with translation MSSFEPIDEPMVLNLDSWSKLALVEQKVLGAIFHKHAGQPFSSLLPREQWAIEGLSVAEANSSFANLRQQGWIESVYKSWGERLFYISASLMDTLTIAYAQRVGITVKQMAQHAHVLQEGKPDIAAELLHLIVWIEREGLPLTGKGTIHKKSVQKLSVITVLSSTDFEGLGIRYEHSDLYPTHVAILLDLLLSLNLAQKSDGQIQIVDHRLQTWLKLSWRQMHREIYQACMERYGEAEPALQHFRYQLALFAPEKNIWCHIENSELKPRVRGWLYALAGWGYGEVGEDQSGALAFRWLIEPHSLLYREQEMVSEAEPCGFYMQPDFEMLAPPEAGPDVIWMLEKYAERVTRDRMSIYRMTRERFISALARGYALHEVIEFLEQYALTGIPENVRIALEDWGKETDAAPLTVDRSMEVMEESTGSADDPKLLEKDMLSGVYSSFYTPDNQGLVDVPASLHGLERDHSVIEKKFSLLGFEEIPEIWYKEWRRYHTSTARQIAAKAIEWQTKLGIQRENQTQYLIPHQVEGHEQWTLSGWCMLDSSEHASETEWRTFSPSEWDTMRLILPDDVIT, from the coding sequence ATGTCTTCATTTGAACCAATAGATGAGCCTATGGTACTGAACCTTGATTCATGGTCAAAGCTTGCTTTGGTAGAACAAAAAGTGCTTGGTGCAATTTTTCACAAACATGCCGGTCAGCCTTTTTCCTCCCTCCTGCCGCGAGAACAGTGGGCCATCGAAGGACTAAGTGTCGCAGAAGCCAATTCTTCATTCGCCAACCTTAGGCAGCAAGGATGGATTGAATCTGTATATAAGAGTTGGGGGGAGCGATTATTCTATATTTCTGCTTCGTTGATGGACACATTGACGATTGCTTACGCACAAAGAGTGGGTATAACCGTTAAACAGATGGCACAGCATGCTCATGTATTACAGGAAGGAAAGCCGGATATTGCTGCAGAGCTACTTCATCTGATCGTGTGGATCGAAAGAGAAGGACTTCCTTTGACAGGGAAGGGCACTATACATAAAAAAAGTGTTCAGAAATTAAGTGTGATCACGGTGTTATCTTCGACAGATTTTGAAGGTCTGGGCATCCGATATGAACATTCGGATTTGTATCCGACCCACGTAGCTATCCTTCTCGATCTACTGCTCAGTCTGAATCTTGCTCAGAAGTCAGATGGCCAAATTCAGATTGTAGATCATCGATTACAAACATGGTTGAAGCTCTCGTGGAGACAGATGCATCGGGAAATATATCAAGCGTGTATGGAAAGATACGGTGAAGCTGAACCAGCGTTGCAGCATTTCCGTTATCAATTGGCATTGTTTGCTCCAGAAAAAAACATATGGTGCCACATAGAGAATTCGGAATTGAAACCACGGGTCAGGGGCTGGCTCTACGCACTGGCTGGCTGGGGTTATGGTGAAGTAGGAGAAGATCAGTCGGGAGCGCTGGCATTCCGTTGGCTGATCGAACCGCATAGCCTGTTATATCGAGAACAAGAGATGGTAAGTGAGGCGGAGCCGTGTGGATTTTACATGCAGCCTGATTTTGAAATGTTGGCGCCGCCCGAAGCAGGGCCTGATGTGATCTGGATGCTGGAGAAATACGCAGAACGGGTGACGCGTGATCGAATGTCCATCTACCGTATGACAAGAGAACGATTCATTTCGGCCTTAGCCAGAGGGTATGCATTACATGAAGTGATAGAGTTTCTCGAACAATATGCGCTGACAGGCATACCAGAGAACGTACGGATTGCGTTAGAAGATTGGGGCAAGGAGACGGATGCTGCACCATTGACTGTAGATAGAAGTATGGAGGTAATGGAGGAAAGTACAGGCTCCGCAGATGATCCGAAGTTATTAGAAAAAGATATGTTGAGCGGTGTATATTCTTCTTTCTACACACCCGATAATCAAGGTCTGGTTGATGTCCCTGCTTCTCTCCATGGGTTGGAGCGTGATCATTCTGTCATTGAGAAGAAGTTCTCTCTGTTGGGATTTGAGGAGATACCGGAGATCTGGTACAAGGAGTGGCGTCGATATCATACTTCAACCGCCCGACAGATTGCTGCCAAAGCCATTGAGTGGCAGACCAAGCTGGGGATACAACGGGAGAATCAAACGCAATACCTCATTCCACATCAGGTAGAGGGTCATGAACAATGGACTTTAAGCGGTTGGTGCATGTTGGATTCAAGTGAACATGCATCAGAGACGGAATGGCGTACATTCTCCCCTTCAGAGTGGGATACAATGCGTCTTATCCTGCCAGATGATGTCATAACCTGA
- a CDS encoding DNA repair helicase XPB: MEETEHMVRTDACIVQRDFTVLLEVGHPGFERAREQLGMYSELVKTPAAFHTYRITPLSLWNAAALGWNSDQVIASLELVSRWNVPTALIQDVRRIMDQYGKLRLHSEADHTRMRLYSEDERLLDELSGLKTIAAFRMERKDAHELLLPGEQRGLLKRELTRLGYPVLDYVGYREGTKLSFDWRSNNPGDHSERFALRSYQREAVDAFEGSEGMGGSGLLVLPCGAGKTVIGMAVLERLQCECLILTSNTTSVRQWIQEIQDKTTITSEQIGEYSGQKKQVKPVTVATYQILTHRKSKDADFTHIKLLSERQWGLIIYDEVHLLPAPVFRATADIQATRRLGLTATLVREDGCEQDVFSLIGPKLYDMPWKQLEQQGWIADVQCQEIRIPFSPELRSNYLQAEVKHQFRLAAENPAKVRVVKRLLERHRDLPALVIGQYLDQLELIAREIEAPLISGTMSQQERIKWFAAFRQGEIKTIVVSKVANFAVDLPDAAVALEISGSFGSRQEEAQRLGRILRPKSGENKAYFYALVSEDSKEQEFALNRQLFLVEQGYEYAVVHENE; encoded by the coding sequence ATGGAAGAAACAGAACATATGGTAAGGACAGATGCTTGTATCGTTCAGCGAGATTTTACAGTTTTACTGGAAGTTGGGCACCCCGGATTCGAAAGAGCAAGAGAGCAGCTTGGGATGTATTCAGAACTGGTTAAGACACCGGCAGCGTTCCATACTTACCGAATCACTCCGTTATCGCTCTGGAATGCGGCTGCACTGGGATGGAATTCAGATCAGGTTATAGCAAGTCTGGAGCTGGTATCCCGCTGGAACGTGCCTACTGCACTCATACAGGATGTTCGGAGAATCATGGATCAGTATGGCAAATTAAGGCTGCATTCCGAAGCAGATCACACCAGAATGCGTCTTTACAGTGAGGATGAGCGGTTGCTGGATGAATTAAGTGGATTGAAAACGATAGCTGCCTTTCGCATGGAACGCAAGGACGCTCATGAACTTCTGCTTCCAGGCGAACAGCGAGGGTTATTAAAAAGGGAATTAACACGGTTGGGTTACCCCGTACTTGATTACGTGGGGTATCGAGAGGGGACCAAGCTTTCATTTGATTGGCGGTCTAATAATCCAGGGGACCACTCTGAGCGATTTGCGCTGCGTTCTTACCAGAGAGAGGCTGTGGATGCATTCGAAGGCAGTGAGGGTATGGGAGGAAGTGGTTTACTCGTACTTCCTTGCGGGGCAGGCAAAACGGTCATTGGCATGGCAGTGCTGGAGCGGCTTCAATGTGAATGCCTTATTTTGACGTCCAATACAACGTCTGTGCGACAGTGGATTCAGGAAATTCAAGACAAAACCACGATTACCAGCGAACAGATCGGTGAGTATTCAGGTCAGAAAAAACAGGTGAAACCTGTGACTGTAGCTACATATCAGATTCTTACACACCGGAAATCAAAGGATGCTGATTTTACCCACATCAAACTGCTCAGTGAGCGGCAATGGGGGCTGATCATATATGATGAAGTACATTTGCTGCCAGCACCAGTGTTTCGTGCAACTGCGGATATTCAAGCTACGCGAAGACTGGGATTGACGGCCACCTTGGTTCGAGAGGATGGTTGTGAACAGGATGTGTTTTCGCTGATTGGTCCAAAGCTCTATGATATGCCGTGGAAACAACTGGAGCAGCAAGGGTGGATTGCTGATGTACAATGTCAGGAGATACGTATCCCGTTTTCCCCGGAACTAAGATCGAATTATCTGCAAGCTGAGGTTAAGCACCAATTTCGATTGGCTGCCGAGAATCCGGCGAAGGTACGTGTAGTTAAACGTTTGCTGGAACGTCATCGGGATTTACCTGCGCTAGTGATTGGACAATATCTGGATCAACTTGAGTTGATTGCCCGGGAAATTGAAGCACCTCTGATCTCGGGAACCATGTCACAGCAAGAGAGAATCAAATGGTTTGCCGCTTTTCGACAAGGAGAGATTAAAACGATTGTGGTATCCAAGGTTGCCAATTTTGCTGTGGATCTTCCTGATGCTGCTGTTGCGCTTGAGATATCCGGGAGTTTCGGGTCAAGGCAGGAAGAGGCACAACGTTTGGGGAGAATTCTGAGACCAAAATCTGGAGAAAACAAAGCATATTTCTATGCGTTGGTATCAGAGGATAGTAAGGAACAGGAGTTTGCATTAAACCGTCAGTTGTTCTTGGTGGAGCAGGGATATGAATATGCCGTTGTGCACGAGAACGAATAG
- a CDS encoding M20 family metallopeptidase, with protein MTNNIWWEDLQIHMVEWRRHLHRNPEVSFHEEKTSSFVADMLESFGVEVRRHVGGHGVIGTIRGDKPGPVVMLRADMDALPIQDEKNIEYASQQAGAMHACGHDGHISILLGTALYFSRHKQEIQGEIRFLFQPAEELLPGGAVQVIADGALEGVDVIYGIHLWTPLPVGVVASKAGPMMAAADDFYIEIKGKGGHGGMPQSTIDSLIAGSALVMQLQTVVSRSVDPLQPAVLTIGTMQAGSAQNVIAEQCKMSGTVRTFDEETRNGMKERVLTMVAQTGAAYGAETQVKYIMGYPPVVNDEQETARFFREATELFGAERVQASPMLMPAEDFAYYLQKVPGCFMFVGAGNPDKNAIYPHHHPMFDFDEDAMQTAVKLFIAMAKGYTAE; from the coding sequence ATGACTAATAATATATGGTGGGAAGATCTGCAGATCCACATGGTGGAATGGCGGCGTCACCTTCATCGCAATCCAGAGGTTTCCTTTCATGAGGAGAAGACATCTTCTTTTGTAGCGGATATGTTGGAGAGCTTTGGCGTGGAAGTGAGGCGTCATGTTGGTGGTCACGGGGTCATCGGTACCATTCGTGGGGACAAGCCGGGTCCTGTCGTCATGCTGCGAGCTGACATGGACGCACTGCCAATTCAGGATGAGAAGAATATCGAGTATGCGTCACAACAAGCAGGAGCGATGCATGCATGCGGCCACGATGGTCATATCTCAATCTTGCTCGGTACGGCATTGTATTTCAGCCGTCACAAGCAGGAGATCCAAGGCGAGATTCGCTTTTTGTTCCAGCCAGCAGAAGAACTGCTGCCGGGCGGTGCAGTTCAGGTCATTGCGGATGGTGCGCTTGAAGGCGTGGATGTCATATATGGCATTCATCTGTGGACCCCGCTGCCTGTAGGTGTTGTTGCCAGTAAGGCAGGACCGATGATGGCGGCGGCGGACGATTTTTACATTGAGATCAAAGGCAAAGGTGGACATGGCGGGATGCCACAATCCACGATAGATAGTCTTATCGCGGGTTCTGCGCTTGTGATGCAGCTTCAGACCGTTGTCAGTCGTTCGGTGGATCCATTACAACCGGCGGTGCTGACCATTGGTACAATGCAGGCAGGCTCGGCTCAGAATGTAATTGCAGAGCAATGCAAAATGAGCGGTACGGTAAGAACATTTGATGAAGAGACCCGAAACGGGATGAAAGAGCGCGTGCTTACCATGGTAGCCCAGACAGGGGCAGCCTATGGGGCAGAGACGCAAGTGAAATATATTATGGGATATCCGCCTGTGGTGAATGATGAACAAGAGACAGCACGTTTCTTCAGAGAGGCTACAGAATTATTTGGGGCAGAACGAGTGCAAGCATCCCCGATGCTGATGCCAGCGGAAGATTTTGCGTATTATCTGCAGAAGGTTCCAGGGTGCTTTATGTTTGTTGGAGCAGGCAACCCGGATAAAAATGCGATCTATCCGCATCATCATCCGATGTTTGATTTTGATGAAGACGCGATGCAGACGGCCGTGAAATTATTTATCGCCATGGCCAAGGGTTACACAGCCGAATGA
- a CDS encoding YugN family protein, which yields MIFENTGLDGLKSDLAYLDESAEKVGFVRWQWEYYRATYDYKIEDEQTNSEYFVRINTRAVEGKLEKPDTVLAVEAVYLGKATFPHGLDYDSSVPQPVVKLAAEKLQQLKELLEA from the coding sequence ATGATTTTTGAGAATACAGGCTTGGATGGCTTGAAGAGCGACTTGGCATACCTGGATGAGAGCGCCGAGAAAGTCGGATTTGTCCGGTGGCAATGGGAATATTACCGTGCTACATATGATTACAAAATTGAAGATGAACAAACCAACTCAGAATACTTTGTACGCATTAATACCCGCGCTGTGGAAGGCAAATTGGAAAAACCGGATACCGTTCTTGCTGTTGAAGCAGTATACCTTGGCAAAGCCACTTTCCCTCACGGCCTGGATTATGACTCTTCCGTTCCGCAACCAGTCGTGAAGCTGGCAGCCGAAAAATTACAGCAGCTTAAAGAACTGCTGGAAGCATAG
- the ftsW gene encoding putative lipid II flippase FtsW — MKQQTAQTKTKRGTPDFQLLILTLLLVGFGLVMVFSSSSSIAIASERFNNDALYFTKKQLVWAILGLFGMFFAMNIRFNKYKKLYAPFFLFTTVLLLIVLVAGKKVNGARSWIEIVGFSLQPAEFAKIAIILYLSALITKKGEKFRVFKTGYFPVLFIVGFIAGLIMLQPDFGTTFILVSTCGLLIYAGGASMKHILGSILLVVLGGALAFGANSLFSSMSPSDTTTAATAVTAEQNYKIGRIQAFLNPLSDINGGSLNLYRSLVAIGDGGMTGSGIGQGTMKLHYLPNAYNDFIFSVIGEELGFIGSALFLLVYLYFIWRGIIVSLRCPDPFGTLVGIGIMGLIAIQAFINIGGVTQTIPVTGVTLPFISYGGTSLFVMMVAMGILLSISRTNNLDVIKEEKTMSVTVQTQTRTSPALRSRESIRRIR, encoded by the coding sequence ATGAAACAACAAACGGCCCAAACGAAAACGAAGAGAGGCACGCCGGATTTTCAACTGCTAATCCTCACTTTATTGTTGGTGGGCTTTGGACTGGTGATGGTATTCAGCTCCAGTTCCAGCATTGCAATCGCAAGCGAAAGATTTAACAATGATGCCCTTTACTTCACGAAAAAACAACTTGTGTGGGCGATTCTCGGTCTATTTGGCATGTTTTTTGCCATGAATATCCGCTTCAACAAGTACAAAAAGCTCTATGCACCATTTTTTCTGTTCACTACTGTACTGCTTCTCATTGTGTTGGTCGCAGGTAAGAAGGTAAACGGTGCCCGAAGCTGGATTGAAATTGTCGGCTTCAGTCTTCAGCCTGCCGAGTTTGCCAAAATTGCTATTATTCTGTACCTCTCTGCTCTGATTACCAAAAAAGGCGAGAAATTTAGAGTTTTCAAGACAGGGTATTTTCCCGTCCTGTTCATCGTTGGATTCATCGCAGGACTGATTATGCTGCAACCAGACTTCGGTACCACCTTCATCCTGGTGTCCACCTGTGGTCTTTTGATCTATGCCGGTGGAGCCAGTATGAAACATATCCTGGGTTCGATTCTCCTGGTTGTACTCGGTGGGGCACTGGCGTTCGGAGCAAATTCCCTGTTCTCTTCCATGTCTCCTTCAGACACGACGACTGCTGCAACAGCGGTTACTGCCGAGCAGAACTACAAAATTGGACGTATTCAAGCTTTCTTGAATCCATTATCCGATATTAATGGTGGAAGTCTTAACCTCTACCGTTCTCTTGTTGCCATTGGTGATGGCGGCATGACAGGTTCCGGGATTGGACAAGGTACGATGAAGCTGCACTATTTGCCAAATGCATATAATGACTTTATTTTCTCCGTAATTGGGGAAGAACTCGGATTCATCGGAAGTGCATTATTCCTGCTTGTTTACCTGTACTTCATCTGGCGAGGAATTATTGTCTCTCTCCGCTGTCCCGATCCATTCGGAACATTGGTCGGCATAGGCATCATGGGACTAATCGCAATTCAAGCATTTATCAACATTGGTGGTGTAACTCAGACCATTCCGGTGACGGGGGTCACGCTTCCGTTTATCAGTTATGGAGGTACCTCACTCTTTGTGATGATGGTTGCCATGGGCATTCTGCTCAGTATCTCACGCACCAACAATCTGGACGTGATCAAGGAAGAGAAAACGATGTCCGTGACTGTACAGACGCAGACTCGCACCTCTCCTGCTCTTCGTTCACGGGAGTCCATCCGTCGGATTCGATAA